One region of Bosea sp. 29B genomic DNA includes:
- a CDS encoding alpha/beta hydrolase — protein sequence MIGYQQRVLRALGVLAVLWSFAIPSPGRAETPITVKGGETITIAGVRSILIRAPHPKGSVILLTGGDGRLEVGSGARFGKAGDNILIRNRDAFVAQGYNVLLAEIGTNLSAAVDHMAAIKRPVIVIATSKGTQRAAEGIVGGAMPDRLVLTSGFLSKASGPDDTVQSILGTPNRLPRTLALHHREDRCRWTLPAGVAPFQAWAGGRVQVEWMSGGQADEGNPCRASGHHGFAGQDEEFVTRIVKFMVR from the coding sequence ATGATCGGATATCAGCAGCGTGTCCTGCGCGCCCTCGGCGTGCTTGCGGTCCTATGGTCGTTCGCCATCCCGTCACCCGGCCGGGCGGAGACGCCGATCACGGTCAAGGGCGGCGAGACCATCACGATCGCCGGCGTCCGCAGCATCCTCATTCGCGCTCCGCATCCCAAGGGCAGCGTGATCCTGCTGACAGGCGGCGATGGCCGTCTCGAGGTCGGCAGCGGCGCGCGCTTCGGCAAGGCCGGCGACAACATCCTCATCCGCAACCGGGACGCCTTCGTCGCGCAGGGCTACAATGTGCTGCTCGCCGAGATCGGCACCAACCTCTCGGCCGCGGTCGACCACATGGCCGCGATCAAGCGCCCGGTCATCGTGATCGCCACCAGCAAGGGCACACAGCGCGCCGCAGAGGGGATCGTGGGCGGCGCCATGCCGGACAGGCTGGTGCTGACCTCGGGATTCCTGAGCAAGGCATCGGGTCCCGACGATACCGTCCAGAGCATCCTGGGGACGCCGAACCGGCTGCCGCGCACACTCGCGCTGCATCATCGCGAGGATCGCTGCCGCTGGACGCTGCCCGCCGGCGTCGCGCCGTTCCAGGCCTGGGCGGGCGGGCGCGTCCAGGTCGAATGGATGAGCGGCGGGCAGGCGGACGAGGGCAATCCCTGCCGCGCCAGCGGGCATCACGGTTTCGCGGGGCAGGACGAGGAATTCGTCACCCGCATCGTCAAGTTCATGGTGCGCTGA
- a CDS encoding patatin-like phospholipase family protein, giving the protein MAVAPTQRTNPIGSPSRQAVANLFLLTLLGLCLAACASPSNPPSNLRRPLTISAARSFASANEGGSTAVVVALSGGGARSAAFGYGVLSALAEQRAPDHAGRSLADEIVAVAGVSGGGILAAHFALHGPQGLPAFRRDFLDQDPEGALRTSFTPVNLLRGYRGGINDLSGLADWLDTHLYHGATLGDLDQPGRPRLLLHATELYNRAPFPFDRDSFQAICSDYDAFPLAHAVVASSAVPVLFAPVVLENFNPTCPSAGGSRAPSAGRSAFARHLGASQARYAREPELHYLKLLDGGLVDNLAVRNLIRAMNGPAPALVSATAAQRLRRVIIIVADASMRVGGEMSQAIDGPDAPETITASVDAMIDNASRASLDALDREAASWRERLVRWRCALAASQPPCGQLQVAIVRLSLSDLQSPTERSRILQLHNKLTLKAEEVDFLAGLGRRILSGNPDCRRAIKSPLP; this is encoded by the coding sequence ATGGCGGTTGCCCCCACGCAGAGGACAAATCCGATCGGCTCGCCTTCCCGGCAAGCGGTGGCGAATCTGTTCCTCCTCACGCTGCTAGGCCTCTGTCTCGCCGCCTGCGCCAGCCCGAGCAACCCGCCTTCGAACCTGCGCCGCCCCCTGACGATCTCGGCTGCCCGCTCGTTTGCCTCGGCGAACGAAGGCGGCTCCACGGCGGTCGTGGTCGCCCTTTCCGGCGGCGGCGCGCGCTCAGCCGCCTTCGGATACGGCGTTCTGTCGGCGTTGGCGGAGCAGCGTGCGCCCGACCATGCCGGCCGCTCGCTCGCCGACGAGATCGTCGCGGTCGCGGGCGTCTCCGGCGGCGGCATCCTCGCCGCGCATTTTGCCCTGCATGGCCCGCAGGGTCTGCCAGCCTTCCGGCGTGACTTCCTCGACCAGGATCCGGAAGGCGCACTGCGCACCAGCTTCACGCCGGTAAACCTGCTGCGCGGCTATCGCGGCGGCATCAACGACCTCTCGGGCCTCGCCGACTGGCTCGACACACATCTCTATCATGGCGCAACGCTCGGCGACCTCGACCAGCCCGGGCGGCCAAGGCTGCTGCTGCATGCGACGGAACTCTACAATCGCGCGCCCTTTCCCTTCGACCGCGACAGCTTCCAGGCGATCTGCAGCGACTATGACGCGTTTCCGCTCGCCCATGCCGTCGTGGCCTCGTCGGCGGTGCCGGTGCTGTTCGCGCCGGTCGTGCTCGAGAACTTCAATCCGACCTGCCCATCCGCCGGCGGCAGCCGCGCGCCATCGGCGGGGCGCTCCGCCTTCGCCCGGCATCTCGGCGCGTCGCAGGCGCGCTATGCGCGCGAGCCGGAGCTGCATTATCTCAAGCTGCTCGATGGCGGCCTCGTCGACAATCTCGCAGTGCGCAACCTGATCCGGGCCATGAACGGGCCGGCACCGGCGCTCGTGTCGGCGACGGCCGCGCAGCGGCTGCGCCGCGTTATCATCATCGTGGCCGACGCGTCGATGCGGGTCGGCGGCGAGATGTCCCAGGCGATCGACGGCCCGGACGCACCGGAGACGATCACCGCCTCGGTCGACGCCATGATCGACAATGCGAGCCGGGCCAGCCTCGACGCGCTGGATCGCGAGGCTGCGAGCTGGCGAGAGCGGCTGGTCCGCTGGCGCTGCGCCCTCGCGGCCTCGCAGCCGCCGTGCGGACAGCTGCAGGTCGCGATCGTGCGCTTGTCCCTGTCCGACCTTCAATCGCCCACGGAACGAAGCCGCATCCTGCAATTGCACAACAAGCTGACGCTGAAGGCCGAGGAGGTCGATTTCCTCGCCGGCCTCGGCCGCCGGATCCTGTCGGGCAACCCCGATTGCCGCCGGGCGATCAAATCTCCACTCCCCTGA
- the gph gene encoding phosphoglycolate phosphatase (PGP is an essential enzyme in the glycolate salvage pathway in higher organisms (photorespiration in plants). Phosphoglycolate results from the oxidase activity of RubisCO in the Calvin cycle when concentrations of carbon dioxide are low relative to oxygen. This enzyme is a member of the Haloacid Dehalogenase (HAD) superfamily of aspartate-nucleophile hydrolase enzymes (PF00702).): protein MSLPPIVVFDLDGTLAETAPDIMRTLNVILEQEGLAALPVERARELVGAGARALIERGFKVSGRPLDPETLEQLFQEFLTIYAAGTANYSYVHDGVVAALDALAADGFVFAVCTNKPILHTKLFLDAVGLTERFAAVAGRDSFAFCKPDPRHLTQTIAQAGADPARAVMIGDSRTDVDTARAAGIPVVCVPFGYTDVPVEALAPDLVIQHFSELPQAVRQLTGGEPALATHS, encoded by the coding sequence ATGTCGCTTCCCCCGATCGTCGTCTTCGATCTCGACGGCACGCTCGCCGAGACCGCCCCCGACATCATGCGCACGCTCAACGTCATCCTCGAACAGGAGGGCCTGGCAGCCCTTCCGGTCGAGCGGGCGCGCGAACTGGTCGGCGCGGGAGCGCGCGCGCTGATCGAGCGCGGCTTCAAGGTCAGCGGCCGGCCGCTCGATCCCGAGACGCTGGAGCAGTTGTTCCAGGAGTTCCTGACGATCTATGCCGCCGGGACCGCCAACTATAGCTATGTCCATGACGGCGTCGTCGCGGCGCTCGACGCGCTCGCTGCCGATGGCTTCGTCTTCGCTGTCTGCACCAACAAGCCGATCCTGCATACGAAGCTCTTCCTCGATGCGGTCGGCCTGACCGAGCGCTTCGCGGCAGTCGCAGGGCGCGACAGCTTCGCCTTCTGCAAGCCCGACCCGCGCCATCTCACACAGACGATCGCACAGGCCGGCGCCGATCCGGCCCGCGCGGTGATGATCGGCGATTCGCGCACCGATGTGGACACGGCGCGCGCGGCCGGCATCCCTGTGGTCTGCGTGCCCTTCGGCTATACCGACGTGCCGGTCGAGGCGCTCGCGCCCGACCTGGTGATCCAGCACTTCAGCGAGCTGCCGCAGGCGGTGCGGCAACTGACCGGCGGCGAACCCGCCCTCGCTACTCATTCTTGA
- a CDS encoding NAD-dependent succinate-semialdehyde dehydrogenase gives MLTLKDPSLLRTQCHVDGAWIGEGVDVVDNPATGEILAKVPRFGADETTAAVEAASRAFKPWAKKSAKERSLILRKWFELIMANQEDLAQVMTAEQGKPLAEARGEVAYAASFVEFYAEEAKRIYGETIPSPFPNSRIIVAKQPVGVCAAITPWNFPAAMITRKCAPGLAAGCTFVVKPAPDTPLTALALVELAERAGFPKGVINIVTGDAQAIGGVMTSHPAVRFIGFTGSTPVGKLLMQQAATTVKKVGLELGGNAPFIVFDDADLDKAVEGAIIAKFRNMGQTCVCTNRLFVQDGIHDDFVAKFAGEVARMKVGNGVEVGVVQGPLINERAVEKVERHVADAVANGAKVMVGGRRHALGRTFYEPTVISGVTTKMLVTTEETFGPIAPVYRFTSEDEVVAMANDTPFGLAAYFYTKDLGRAFRVAEELEYGMVGINSAILGTEVAPFGGVKESGLGREGSLHGIEEFVEIKYMLMGGLGA, from the coding sequence ATGCTGACGCTCAAGGATCCCTCGCTGCTGCGCACGCAGTGCCATGTCGACGGCGCCTGGATCGGCGAGGGCGTCGACGTGGTCGATAATCCCGCGACCGGCGAGATTCTGGCCAAGGTGCCGCGCTTCGGCGCTGATGAGACCACCGCTGCGGTCGAGGCCGCCTCGCGCGCTTTCAAGCCCTGGGCGAAGAAATCGGCCAAGGAGCGCTCGCTCATCCTGCGCAAATGGTTCGAACTGATCATGGCGAACCAGGAGGACCTGGCGCAGGTCATGACGGCCGAGCAGGGCAAGCCGCTGGCCGAGGCGCGCGGCGAGGTCGCCTATGCCGCCTCCTTCGTCGAGTTCTACGCCGAGGAAGCCAAGCGCATCTATGGCGAGACCATTCCCTCGCCCTTCCCGAATTCGCGCATCATCGTGGCGAAGCAGCCGGTTGGCGTCTGCGCCGCGATCACGCCCTGGAACTTCCCGGCGGCGATGATCACCCGCAAATGCGCGCCGGGCCTCGCCGCAGGCTGCACCTTCGTCGTTAAGCCGGCGCCGGACACACCGCTGACCGCGCTCGCCCTGGTCGAACTGGCCGAGCGCGCCGGCTTTCCCAAGGGCGTCATCAACATCGTCACTGGCGATGCCCAGGCGATCGGCGGCGTGATGACTTCGCATCCGGCGGTGCGCTTCATCGGCTTTACCGGCTCGACCCCGGTCGGCAAGCTCTTGATGCAGCAGGCGGCCACGACGGTGAAGAAGGTCGGGCTCGAGCTCGGCGGCAATGCGCCCTTCATCGTCTTCGACGATGCCGATCTCGACAAGGCGGTCGAGGGCGCGATCATCGCCAAGTTCCGCAACATGGGGCAGACCTGCGTCTGCACCAACCGGCTCTTCGTGCAGGACGGCATCCATGACGACTTCGTCGCGAAGTTCGCCGGCGAGGTCGCCAGGATGAAGGTCGGCAACGGCGTCGAGGTCGGCGTCGTGCAGGGCCCGCTGATCAACGAGCGCGCGGTCGAGAAGGTCGAGCGCCATGTCGCCGACGCGGTCGCCAATGGCGCCAAGGTGATGGTCGGCGGCCGCCGTCACGCGCTCGGTCGCACCTTCTACGAGCCGACGGTGATCTCCGGCGTGACGACCAAGATGCTGGTCACCACCGAGGAGACCTTCGGGCCGATCGCGCCGGTCTATCGCTTCACGAGCGAGGACGAGGTCGTCGCCATGGCGAACGATACGCCGTTTGGTCTGGCAGCGTACTTTTACACGAAGGATCTCGGCCGGGCCTTCCGCGTCGCCGAGGAGCTCGAATACGGCATGGTCGGCATCAACTCGGCCATTCTCGGCACCGAGGTTGCGCCCTTCGGCGGTGTCAAGGAATCCGGCCTCGGCCGCGAGGGCTCCCTCCACGGCATCGAGGAATTCGTCGAGATCAAGTACATGCTGATGGGCGGGCTCGGGGCGTGA
- the rpiA gene encoding ribose-5-phosphate isomerase RpiA yields MSEDLKKAAALAALELVRPGMRLGLGTGSTARHFVDGLGAKVGAGLKVICVATSEVTQAQALSLSIPMSTLDETPELDLTIDGADELDNALRLIKGGGAALLREKIVAAASKRMIVIADTGKQVETLGRFPLPIEVVPFGLGATRRAVAAAIASSGAHGEIKLRKRPDGSTLLTDGGHYILDAHLGRIELPEVLALALNQVPGVVEHGLFLGLATAAFLAGADGVRVLGDPMAERH; encoded by the coding sequence GTGAGCGAGGATCTGAAGAAGGCGGCTGCGCTGGCGGCGCTGGAGCTGGTGCGTCCGGGCATGCGGCTCGGCCTCGGCACAGGCTCGACCGCCAGGCATTTCGTCGACGGCCTTGGCGCCAAGGTCGGTGCCGGGCTCAAGGTGATCTGCGTCGCCACCTCCGAGGTGACGCAGGCGCAGGCGCTGAGCCTCTCGATCCCGATGTCGACGCTCGACGAGACGCCTGAGCTCGATCTCACCATCGACGGTGCAGACGAGCTCGACAACGCCCTGCGACTGATCAAGGGCGGCGGTGCTGCGCTGCTGCGCGAGAAGATCGTCGCCGCCGCGTCGAAGCGCATGATCGTGATCGCCGACACCGGCAAGCAGGTCGAGACGCTCGGCCGCTTCCCGCTGCCGATCGAGGTTGTGCCCTTTGGCTTGGGGGCGACGCGCCGGGCGGTCGCAGCCGCCATCGCTTCGTCGGGCGCGCATGGTGAGATCAAGCTGCGCAAGCGCCCGGACGGGTCGACGCTGCTGACCGATGGCGGCCATTACATCCTCGACGCGCATCTTGGCCGGATCGAGCTTCCGGAGGTGTTGGCGCTGGCGCTGAACCAGGTCCCCGGTGTCGTCGAGCATGGCCTCTTCCTTGGCCTGGCCACCGCAGCTTTCCTCGCCGGAGCCGACGGCGTGCGTGTCCTCGGCGATCCGATGGCTGAGCGCCACTGA
- a CDS encoding DUF2059 domain-containing protein, with protein MIRHSLAGALLSLALFAVPALAQQVPTPEHLKAAREVVISSGLSGSFESIYAEFVGGVRQNIGSTRPELKKDMDEVLTALKAEADLRRDEIVDSSARIFANKMTEADLKEVAAFFNSPVGQRYNSYRPQVIDEIFGLLQPWSTATSNRLFDLFQAEMRKRGHQL; from the coding sequence ATGATCCGTCACAGCCTGGCAGGTGCACTTCTGTCGCTGGCGTTGTTCGCCGTGCCCGCGCTCGCGCAGCAGGTGCCGACGCCGGAGCATCTCAAGGCTGCCCGCGAGGTCGTGATCTCCTCCGGCCTGTCGGGCTCCTTCGAGTCGATCTATGCCGAGTTCGTCGGCGGCGTCCGCCAGAACATCGGCTCGACCCGCCCCGAGCTGAAGAAGGACATGGATGAAGTCCTGACCGCGCTCAAGGCCGAGGCCGATCTGCGCCGTGACGAGATCGTCGATTCCTCGGCCCGGATCTTCGCCAACAAGATGACGGAAGCCGACCTCAAGGAGGTCGCCGCCTTCTTCAACTCGCCGGTCGGCCAGCGCTACAATTCCTATCGTCCGCAGGTGATCGACGAGATATTCGGGCTGCTGCAGCCCTGGAGCACCGCGACCAGCAACCGGCTTTTCGACCTCTTCCAGGCCGAGATGCGCAAGCGCGGCCACCAGCTCTGA
- a CDS encoding tripartite tricarboxylate transporter permease, producing MDTLLSLLNGFSVALAPSKLLFCLVGVFLGTAVGVLPGIGPALTVALLLPVTFKLDPAGSLIMFAGIYYGGMYGGSTTAILLNAPGESASLATALEGSKMAKAGRGGPALATSAIGSFVAGLIATIGLAFLAPWLVEVAVKFGPWDYFALMIVAFVTVSATFGDSPLRGLTSLFLGITLGLVGIDKLTGQARLTFGVPELLNGIEVTTLAVGLFAVGEAFYVASKRFREPEEIIPIKGSLWMSKEDWKRSWAPWLRGTAFGFPIGALPAGGAEVPTFLSYSTEKRLCKYPDEFGKGAIEGVAGPEAANNASAAGTLVPLLTLGLPTSATAAIMLAGFQQYGLNPGPLLFAEKPDLVWGLIASLFVANVLLVILNLPLIGLWVKLLAVPQPWLYAGILVFATMGTLAVNGSPVELMMLFAFGYLGYLMRRYDYPVAPMVVGLILGPMAEQQLRRALQISLGDPMILLENPISATLLGIAFIALVAPFVMNGLNKFKAAED from the coding sequence ATGGACACTCTCCTTTCCCTGCTGAACGGCTTCTCCGTCGCTCTCGCACCCTCGAAGCTGCTGTTCTGCCTGGTCGGCGTCTTCCTCGGCACTGCCGTCGGCGTGCTGCCCGGCATCGGACCGGCGCTGACCGTCGCTCTGCTGCTGCCGGTCACCTTCAAGCTCGACCCCGCCGGCTCGCTGATCATGTTCGCCGGCATCTACTATGGCGGCATGTATGGCGGCTCGACCACGGCGATCCTGCTCAACGCCCCGGGCGAGAGCGCCTCGCTCGCGACCGCGCTCGAAGGCTCGAAGATGGCCAAGGCCGGCCGCGGCGGCCCGGCCCTCGCAACGTCGGCGATAGGCTCCTTCGTCGCCGGCCTGATCGCCACGATCGGCCTCGCCTTCCTGGCGCCCTGGCTGGTCGAGGTCGCGGTCAAGTTCGGGCCGTGGGACTATTTCGCGCTGATGATCGTCGCCTTCGTCACGGTGTCGGCGACCTTCGGCGATTCTCCGCTACGCGGCCTGACCAGCCTGTTCCTCGGCATCACGCTCGGCCTGGTCGGCATCGACAAGCTGACCGGCCAGGCGCGCCTGACCTTCGGCGTGCCGGAGCTGCTCAACGGCATCGAGGTGACGACGCTCGCCGTCGGCCTGTTCGCGGTGGGCGAAGCCTTCTACGTCGCCTCCAAGCGCTTCCGCGAACCTGAGGAGATCATCCCGATCAAGGGTTCGCTCTGGATGAGCAAGGAGGACTGGAAGCGCTCCTGGGCGCCGTGGCTGCGCGGCACCGCCTTCGGCTTCCCGATCGGCGCCCTGCCGGCCGGCGGCGCCGAGGTGCCGACCTTCCTCAGCTATTCGACAGAGAAGAGGCTGTGCAAATATCCGGATGAGTTCGGCAAGGGCGCGATCGAGGGCGTCGCCGGCCCCGAGGCCGCCAACAACGCCTCGGCCGCCGGCACGCTGGTGCCGCTGCTGACCCTCGGCCTGCCGACTTCGGCGACCGCCGCGATCATGCTCGCCGGCTTCCAGCAATACGGGCTCAACCCCGGCCCGCTGCTCTTCGCCGAGAAGCCCGATCTGGTCTGGGGCCTGATCGCCTCGCTCTTCGTCGCCAACGTCCTGCTGGTGATCCTGAACCTGCCGCTGATCGGGCTGTGGGTGAAGCTGCTCGCCGTGCCGCAGCCCTGGCTCTATGCCGGCATCCTGGTCTTCGCGACCATGGGCACGCTCGCGGTCAACGGCTCGCCGGTCGAGCTCATGATGCTCTTCGCCTTCGGCTATCTCGGCTATCTGATGCGGCGCTACGACTATCCGGTCGCGCCAATGGTGGTCGGGCTGATCCTCGGGCCAATGGCGGAACAGCAATTGCGCCGCGCCCTGCAGATCAGCCTGGGCGACCCGATGATCCTGCTGGAAAACCCGATCTCGGCCACCCTCCTCGGCATCGCCTTCATCGCCCTCGTCGCGCCCTTCGTGATGAATGGGCTGAACAAGTTCAAAGCGGCAGAGGACTGA
- a CDS encoding tripartite tricarboxylate transporter TctB family protein has product MSQEPLAHRPDKPALLVGVLLLAVAAIVGHDASTQTITSNYGLGPTAMPYVICGGLVLLGLAHLFVAFREGLPKPEAADKSALLWIAAGLVGLIASIGLGGGFVLATTLIFACTARGFGRRAFLVDAAIGFVLGLIIFLVFAKLLTLILPSGPFEQLFL; this is encoded by the coding sequence ATGAGCCAGGAGCCTCTCGCGCACCGACCGGACAAGCCGGCCCTCCTGGTCGGCGTGCTGCTGCTCGCCGTCGCGGCGATCGTCGGCCATGACGCCTCAACCCAGACGATCACCTCGAATTACGGCCTCGGGCCGACGGCGATGCCCTATGTGATCTGCGGAGGGCTCGTCCTTCTCGGGCTGGCGCATCTGTTCGTCGCCTTCCGCGAGGGCCTGCCCAAGCCGGAAGCGGCCGACAAGAGCGCCCTGCTCTGGATCGCGGCGGGCCTTGTCGGGCTGATCGCCTCGATCGGCCTCGGCGGCGGCTTCGTGCTGGCGACCACGCTGATCTTCGCCTGCACCGCTCGCGGCTTCGGCCGCCGTGCCTTCCTCGTCGATGCGGCCATCGGCTTCGTGCTCGGCCTGATCATCTTCCTGGTCTTCGCCAAGCTCCTGACGCTGATCCTGCCGTCGGGTCCGTTCGAGCAGCTCTTCCTCTGA
- a CDS encoding tripartite tricarboxylate transporter substrate binding protein, with product MELKIMAPAAPGGGWDGTARSMQQVLMAAGISKSVQVNNVTGAGGTIGLAQLIGAKGDGHQLMVNGFVMVGAILLNKSPVNLTQVTPIARLTAEAEVIVVPTDSPLKSAKDLAERLKADPAKVTWAGGSAGGTDHILAALFAQAVGADAKKINYIPFSGGGEALAAMLGGRVTAGVSGYGEFEGQIKAGKLRVLAVSSAKRLENAPDAPTLKEQGIDLELLNWRSVVAPPGLSADQTKALIEATEKMAKSKEWQEILKARGWDDSFLAGAAFDSFLKEEIARVSKVMTEVGLVK from the coding sequence ATGGAACTGAAGATCATGGCCCCGGCTGCGCCCGGCGGCGGCTGGGACGGCACGGCGCGCTCGATGCAGCAGGTGCTGATGGCTGCGGGCATCTCCAAGAGCGTCCAGGTCAACAACGTCACCGGCGCCGGCGGCACGATCGGCCTCGCCCAGCTGATCGGCGCCAAGGGCGACGGTCACCAGCTGATGGTCAACGGCTTCGTCATGGTCGGCGCCATCCTGCTCAACAAGTCGCCGGTGAACCTGACCCAGGTGACCCCGATCGCGCGCCTGACCGCCGAAGCCGAGGTCATCGTCGTCCCGACCGATTCTCCGCTGAAATCGGCCAAGGACCTCGCCGAGCGCCTCAAGGCCGACCCGGCCAAGGTGACCTGGGCCGGCGGCTCGGCCGGCGGCACCGACCACATCCTGGCGGCCCTGTTCGCCCAGGCCGTCGGCGCCGACGCCAAGAAGATCAACTACATCCCGTTCTCGGGCGGCGGCGAGGCACTGGCCGCGATGCTCGGCGGGCGCGTCACCGCCGGCGTCTCCGGCTATGGCGAGTTCGAAGGCCAGATCAAGGCCGGCAAGCTGCGTGTGCTCGCCGTCTCCTCGGCCAAGCGCCTCGAGAACGCGCCGGATGCGCCGACGCTGAAGGAGCAGGGCATCGATCTCGAGCTGCTGAACTGGCGCTCGGTCGTGGCACCTCCGGGCCTGTCGGCCGACCAGACCAAGGCGCTGATCGAAGCCACAGAGAAGATGGCTAAGTCGAAGGAGTGGCAGGAGATCCTCAAGGCTCGCGGCTGGGACGATTCCTTCCTCGCCGGCGCCGCCTTCGACAGCTTCCTGAAGGAAGAGATCGCTCGCGTTTCCAAGGTCATGACCGAGGTCGGCCTGGTCAAGTGA
- a CDS encoding O-antigen ligase family protein, producing the protein MLPLTMWLANRSAPLMLGLAAAAFLGAGLLAEPAVAAFARLRALLATPLALAIAAFLAWALVSIGWSNKASVSLQAWAELVLPIVFALTIAASGQWRPTPLLLRALALMIIAAAILSMIELASGLSQRAALGSGKMMAFVFNRPAITCFLLAVPTVHGLWSRPGAHWADRLLAVLLMLVVAVFAVRSESASVRLGLAVLVLCWACAALAPRLALTAAALAFVATMALAPVLGVTAQRWLPSIILDRFNSMTGQARIDIWQSFGEVVRVRPVAGAGFGTSAVMRNHPVAAEVPAAERELLGVGHPHDMPLQAWAETGVIGAGLLTLAGLLLLAQLRRLPPAELAPRLALFAAAFSIATVGHGAWQGWWIAGLGAAILWFGINAASRQGESHG; encoded by the coding sequence TTGCTGCCGCTCACCATGTGGCTGGCGAACCGCTCGGCCCCGCTGATGCTGGGCCTTGCCGCCGCGGCTTTCCTGGGGGCGGGGCTGCTGGCCGAGCCGGCGGTGGCGGCGTTTGCGCGCTTGCGCGCCCTCTTGGCCACGCCCCTGGCTCTGGCGATCGCCGCATTCCTCGCCTGGGCGCTGGTCTCGATCGGCTGGAGCAACAAGGCCTCCGTATCCCTGCAGGCCTGGGCGGAATTGGTCCTGCCGATCGTGTTCGCGCTGACGATCGCGGCCTCCGGGCAATGGCGGCCGACGCCGCTGCTATTGCGCGCACTCGCCCTGATGATCATCGCTGCGGCCATCCTCTCGATGATCGAGCTCGCCTCGGGCCTCTCGCAGCGCGCCGCGCTGGGCTCCGGCAAGATGATGGCCTTCGTCTTCAATCGCCCGGCGATCACCTGCTTCCTGCTGGCGGTGCCGACGGTCCACGGGCTCTGGTCGCGACCGGGCGCTCATTGGGCTGACCGGCTGCTGGCCGTGCTGCTCATGCTTGTGGTCGCTGTCTTCGCCGTCCGCTCGGAGAGCGCCTCGGTGCGGCTCGGCCTCGCGGTTCTGGTGCTGTGCTGGGCTTGCGCTGCGCTCGCCCCGCGCCTTGCGCTGACGGCGGCGGCGCTCGCCTTCGTCGCCACCATGGCGCTCGCCCCCGTGCTGGGCGTGACGGCGCAGCGCTGGCTGCCCTCCATCATTCTCGATCGCTTCAACAGCATGACCGGGCAGGCGCGCATCGATATCTGGCAGAGCTTTGGCGAGGTGGTGCGAGTCCGGCCGGTTGCCGGCGCCGGCTTCGGCACATCGGCCGTCATGCGTAACCACCCGGTAGCGGCCGAGGTTCCCGCCGCGGAGCGGGAGCTGCTGGGGGTCGGCCATCCGCACGACATGCCGCTGCAGGCCTGGGCCGAGACCGGCGTGATTGGCGCCGGCTTGCTGACGCTCGCCGGGCTGCTGCTGCTCGCGCAGCTGCGGCGCCTGCCGCCGGCTGAGCTGGCGCCGCGCCTCGCTTTGTTCGCGGCAGCCTTCTCGATCGCCACCGTCGGGCATGGCGCCTGGCAGGGCTGGTGGATCGCGGGGCTTGGCGCCGCCATTCTCTGGTTTGGAATAAATGCCGCCTCGCGGCAGGGAGAAAGCCATGGCTGA